One Magnolia sinica isolate HGM2019 chromosome 2, MsV1, whole genome shotgun sequence genomic window, GAAACTCTCTCAACCTTAGCCATTCTATCCCTCCTCCAAGGAGAGGAGAGCAACAAAAAAGAGTTCCACCCAGGTCAGCCCGGTCTAGCCCAAACCCTAGCCAAAGAGCAACCAGAGCCTCAATTTTAAGCCCCTTGATCTAATCCTTGCAACACCACCTTCCATCTTAGCGGCCAACTTTCAATTAACCCCATTTACTTTCACATAAATATTGTGCAACACTTATTTTCTTCTCCACCTATTGCTTCTCCAGCCCTTAACATTACATCACATAACATCATACATCTAATCAATTATGAGTGTAAGCTTGACTTACTTATATAATCAAATCCCACCCATCAGAAACTAGGGTCGATTAGTTTACGTTTTACAAGTGGAAAAGTTTAGGCGGATTTATCTAACCGAAACTGCAGCTTGTCATAGGTGCTGCATTCAACACCGCATCACACACACATCTTTATATAATAATTTTGAAAGCTCAAACAATCTTTAAATGTGCCGATTTTAAAGCTATTTATAAGTTTgtgaaattatctttccaatgagcataCGATCACCCCGATCTAACCTATAATGAGGAGTTATAGTTGTTTTCGTGGGACTGCGTAATCTATTATCCAAACTACGATCGATGTTTTGTCCAAATTGCAATTTGAACATTGGAACCACCTTTCAAAGTTTAAACaatgtccaaatgagatgattctaaaacTATTTAAAAGTTCATCGAATTATTtttctgtaacaccctgaaaatcgggggtcatgcatatactcgacttccaagttcccggggtcacttatagccaattttcattaatatgcgatccagtctaaatgtacagcccagaatctcctggaacatgaagtacatctagacaagtccactgaaatgaaagagaccgaatacaaatatataaatatatatacatgaccaaaagaatacatgggtcgcataagacgctacccaacaaaatctcaaaagaatagcAAGACCAAAAGAATAGGATTGAGCCCCCTGCTCAGTGACCCAATCCCGCcgatcaagctggcggagaaccctccatcagctgaaagtatgaTAGCTCGTTCTCCTCATCGAagctcgcctcgccaggctcctccagtcccgagtcacctgcatctatgaatgagtctggttggtgttttaaaacaccgtcatagagtgggagtgagtgatcaactcagtgggtgctattaacctcaagttatcacaggcatcaattataatatggtcttaatgaaaaACAGACAAttacatacgtctaagtaatcttattaatgcgcatgtatgcagcatgacatgatgcatgccctcaccacaacactccctcgtgcgacaccatctaacgatcgccaatgccaatactccctcagtgcgacctcgactgccgagtcgccaccctaactagtgcgatgcaatgatcgtgttagccgtgtgattagttaggtccattcatccagcagatttgggaatctcgtacaccccacgtatcaatgccctaaacgggttgcgaggccaagaccccccaatgcgtgaggccgagaccccgcggtccgtgatcccgtcgtgttcctcatccctgactttgagcacatgaggagtgccatgagaaagggatcgctcgcggtcactacggggaggcgcggtacctcagcataggctgacagctcggacacagtgtcccattccaccatgcccggctcacgaggctgtggaccaaatttcaagtgggttattggtGAGCTACAACGATTGTAGGGTTTTcaagttccatacaagtgtgaacaagcGGGGTTaataatcaaggttggtcagacagtaggctagaccacccgagttgggcgagcatgaggcgagtgacatcgggcacaaaggacccatgtagtcgaactacagccacccgcacacacccgtccaaacgcatgggtctagccataacatagtccaaccgatgggactaccatcacttctcaaattcctgaccaacccaaggataggaatagggactcatagcatgccaactaccaaagtaacatcaagcatattcaacaccatgttctcatgttgctcaacatacaattcaaatttctctaacaagtaaactattaacatcatgaataaagtgtatgtgtgtggtgtggtttggtgaggaagttaacacttcttccaacttaagaaatcacatgcacaagggtaatgaatcatacatcctaTAAAGCAACAACACATAGGAAAATCAAACATGGCATGAACATATAAAAAttcatacacaaaatcatgtgagacacaagaacaatcatcataagagtcaaacctacAATTCCATACTATTGTAATAAACATACAATTCATAGGGTTCCTCTAGTTATCCTAATATGACATCCAAGCAATCacaatcattaatctcatactagaattggtgttaggccacctaaaatcaatagtccgcaccttcgaattcgttgaaggcttgggaacgacctaggagtggggatttttggggttgaacagccggaatccctaaagcaagtatttgtatgttagaatccatgctaatctctcctcaatacatggatttcaagaaaaaaggatgaggggttttacctagacgaccaacggacgattcttgtggttgtggtgtagggattttcttggagaaggggtagagagttgcaaggttgagcttccttgggccccaccatcaacaacaccctccttcactctcttcttcctctctctttctcctcctttctcctctttctcttctcctttttctctcttctctctttccttctttagggcaaaatcgtatggggagagggtgcccaaatgaggcccttttataatgccagatttggtgaaaatggccccaagtgttgagtttttactatactagacctatgagagggtcttttcaagatctagggtctactatagggtatacatattgatatacaccgtaggatagttagccctaatgatgatctacgtatgaacatgatcggctcgctatttggatgcgccgattgaCAGATACGATTAAAAGTCTGTTTAagggtcaccgatggtcgatcggggccacgactatacggatatgagcagggaaatatccttactccacgtgtgaagtttggtcgcaaaccgatggtccgaaatcttcaactttgcataagagtggatgactcaattcacttaagttccagttcctttttttagggtatttgcgcttctcatgcactcgtcctttgcctcaagttgagcggttctggacagtaccccgaTCCGATTTCCGCGATgggtgtcaagcccagtaagatggacattattctatagttttggaactagtggcccaccaacgagtgtTTTAGAGCTCGTTTAGAGAATTGGAgaagttctggtggccctctggccatgaaacttataggataagtgctccatggcctgatgaagggccatgcaaaatttggagacaatcggatatggggtttagtCGCACGGGCCcgatttacgatcaacggtcatcgttccacgatcgggtcctagagtttgtggacgggtgtagaaaaattcattagacctcccctgaaaatgtagaagagatccgacggctggatagccttgtatctcagcttcatttgcgagCGCCAAATTCCGGTCATtgcataagtggggtgcatttagtcagtgccagatcccacttctgggtgtccactgggtccgtggtccgccatggtccacaagcccagtgagctctatggttccctaaatttttagatttttctgaccttcccgcgtcgcggtacagcccgcacgggctgtcgctaggtgtaaacggtcatctggcttggaggcctgcACTGGGTTCTATTAGAACTCATCTGGCCTAATCAATTAGGTAattcttggtctaatttatttgtgataccccactacgagtagcttaaacgaactgtcttgtggcaaatcctacgtggacgccccaagacactgttctggttgggcgggacgttacactacacttgatgttcaagtgatcgggcggattcattggcttcctatggctgattaatcagactggtaccgttctttattggtaccacccctatatacactaacattgagtgttaatgattaataagtaatattataagttaattaaattaaatcaaaaaaattaaaggaattttaaaaatccaaaacagtgaaaatcgaggATGTTACACTTTCCAACATGCATCAGATCACCCTCATTTGACCAATAACAATGGTGTTATGCTTGTTTTCGTGAGACTACGCTATGCATGGTCCAAATCGTGTTCATTATTTTATCCAAATCGCAATCAATGTTTTGCCCAAACCACAATCACTGACACTAATTGTAGTTTGGAGCATGTATTGTGCGATCTCAAGATGATTACAGTTTAAACAAAACACCAATCATGGTTTGGACTATGCATCTCGCAATCTCATGAAAACAGGCACAACTTCACTTGTTACTAGTTGAATTATGGTGATTTTGTGCTCGTTAAAAAGAtaattcaatgaaatttcaaatggctTTAGAATCATGTCATTTGGATactgtttgatttttaaaagtAGGCCCAAAATCCATATTGTAATTTAGACAAAACAATTATCGTGGTTTAGACAATGCATCACAAGGTCtcatgaaaatggtcataactctctcgttataAGTTAGATTGTGGTGATTTTATActtgttagaaagataattcgATGAACTTTCAAGTAACTTGAAAATCACCTTATATGGATACCATTTGACCTTTTAAAAGTTGTCTAAACTTtagattttaagtaaaaaaaataaataaattttagtttagacAATGCATCATGCGGCCACGAAAATGATCATAACTCACTCGTTATAACTAAGATTGGGGTGAttttatgcttattggaaagataatttaacaatctttcaaatgactttagaactaattaatttaaaaatcatttgacCTTTTAAAAATGAGCCCACAATCGAAATCTTGATTTGGACAAAACCTAGATTGTGGTTGGGATAATACATCACATGATACTATAAAAATGATCATAACTTCATCATTATAGGTCAGATTGGGGTGATCTTATGCTCATTAGAAAGATAAATTGACGAACTTTTAAATGGCTTTGGAATTGACTTATTTGAAAAACGTTTTATCTTTCAAAAGTAAACCCAAAATCGTTATTGATGCCTAAATTGTGGTTTAAATAATACATCTTGTGGTCCTACTAAGATGATCATAACTTTCTCATTATAGGTCAGATAAGAATAATCTTGTGCTCGTTAGAAAAATAATTCGACAAACTTTCAGATGCCTttaaaatcatctcatttggagacCGTTAGATATTTAAAAAGTGGACCTAAAGTCTAACTTGTATTTGCTTTCATTTTCAACATCATACAATCCTAGGAAAATGGTCATAATTCTCTCGTTAAAGGTATAATAGAAATGATTTTGGGATTATCAAAAAATAATTTGACAAACTTTAAAATAACTTTAGAATTATCTCATTTGGATGTTGTTTGACATTTTAAAAATGGGCATAAAGTCTACCTTTTGACAAAAAAATCAATCTAAACTTTATctttaaaagaaacaaaaagaaccTATCTACTAAAAGTATagttatttactttttttttttttttaatatcaatttCTTTCCAAGCAAATTCATCTGAGCATAatctttgcaaaaaaaaaaaacctatcttCTAAAAGTTGAATTTTTtactatatttttcattttcttatatTTGTTTGTTGACAAAAAACtcatataagcataattttttaaagaaagaaaaaagaacccATTTTTAAAGTGCGTAGGAAATTAAGAAAATGGGCGTAAAGTCTACCTTTTGAcaaaaaatcaaactaaacttaatctttaaaagaaataaaaagaaccCATCTACTAAAAGTATAGTTATTTACTTCTCTTTTTTAATATCAATTTCTTTCCAAGCAAATTCATCTAAGCATAatctttgcaaaaaaaaaaaaaaaaaaaacctatcttCTAAAAGTTGAGTTTTTACTATATCTTTCATTTTCTTATATTTGTTTGTTGACAAAAAACtcatataagcataattttttaaagaaagaaaaaagaactcaATTTTAAAGTGCGTAGGAAATTGAAAAAATGTGCTTAGTTAGGAAAAGTTTGTCCAAAAGTAATAATAAAAGAAAGTAAATGTgcatagaaaatttttaaaaagtatCCAAGGCATTGTCATCCGAGAAAAGAGGGAAACAATGTCTTCCAGTGTAAAAAATTAATATATTAAGTGTACTTGGGGTAAAACCCCATTTAAGATCCAACAAAGAACATATCTATCATGTAGGAAAATGACTACCTAGACTTGGTTTAGTATATTTAGAGGTCACTTGGATGTACTTTTATAATTATGTTATATTTGTACATTGATTGACAAATGTGACGAGTGGCTTGAAGATTGATTGTGGCACATGTGAGTGCTAAAAAAAATCAATAGATGTACAAGTAAATGATTTTATAATATAAACCTCCTATTCAATTCATAACCAATTAATCAAAAGACATGTATTATAATTTATAATCAATGCACTTTTATAGTTCATTACAGTTGTAATTCACTATCCAAACATACCCTACATTCTTTCATTTATTGTACAAGGGTCTTAATGGCACTAGCAATAATTCATGCTTGGactcaacaaaatcaaaattttaaatcagCCCACCTTGATTGGCCTAAATCAGCTCCAAGCCTTCCATCAGTAGGCCCCATTTTAATGTATAGTTTATCCAACCATTTTAGCAATGATATATCATCTTTGCTTAACGGTCACTTATTAAGTACATGGTGTACTCATTTTCTTGTTTTGCATTCAAAATAGAGCTGGACAAACTGGTTGTGCAGTCTACGACTTTATGAGCATCCAAACAGCTGCTTATAAATCTGTTGGTTGGATCAAGTGCAAATGAATCATGGAAAATCCAATAAACTTGTAAACAAGAAAATAAGGAAATCAATCAACTAAAGaatagtcaatttcaatcaggtTGCAATTACAGATGCATTCACAACCAATAATGGCATCTTCCCCTAAATACAAATCAGAATCAAAGGCTTTTGTGAAGCGGCATAAGTTAAACGATGCCCATTTATTCAATTCGGATGATcttatgattcatgcatttgaaTCTGCAAATCTCTTCAAAGAAATCATCAGCACTGTGTTGGCAGCTCTTCATCTGTGAGACCCTGATCACCATCCTTCGCAACTTCCTACTGCACTTGACCAACGACTCGAGAGTGCTGAGTTTTTGTTCTGCATTCAGTGGTGATCTTACTGTGATCACAACTTCTTCCAAGCAAGGGATTGAAAATCTCGAATCCAACTGAAAAATAGAATAATACCCACTTGTAATTTTGTAACTTAAAGACACTCGCAGAAGAAAGACATTTGAAACTCATCAAAATTGAACATTTTTGCATTGAATTTATAGCAGACTTACCCTTCTTAAGCTATTCTTCTGGGACAATGCAGCGAACATCGCTCCATGAATTTCAAATTTCTGTAGCTTCAGGTGACTGTTGAAAAAATCAACCAAGTCGACTTCTGGAAAGGGGTCCAGCTTATTGAAATCACCACAGAATTCAATCTTCATAACCAAGTGTTCAACCTCACTGGCATTCTGAAGAATGGAGAATATAGCATTCCAACACCACTGCACCCCTCTGATGGATAAGTATTCAAGAGCTGCAAGCTTCCCAAGCTCTGCCTTATACAGTTTACCTGGAACATCATTCACCGAGGTTGTTACTCGATTCAGACCTGTTTTTTAGTTTCATTCAATAACAGATTACTGGCTTGATGGATGGGACTCACATAACTGAAATTGAGTGGGCCTCATGGCACACATGTGGAAGATAAAGACCACCCATGAACTGGGGCTACCTTGTAAATCAGGCACATCCACTCATCATGCAGGACACATGTACATTTGAGTATGTAGTTTCAGTCATTTTACCTGTCCATTTTTCTGATACATGTGACAAACCTAACAAATAGACTAGCCTGATTTTGGACCAGCCAATGTTCCTGTCTGGTCCCACTTATAAGCAGCCCAAATCCAACACATGTACGCCAGGTTGGCACATTTGCCAATAGGCCCCCACCAATCTCAGTTGAGGGACTCCCATAAGCAAGCCCCAATTAGGTAGATTATGAAGCACTTGTTTTAAGCTTCTGTTGAATTACCGGCATTATTGGCAATTGAGAGATTCCGCAAGCAATGATTCCCATTGACTTGGATCCAACAACAACCTTGAACATCAAGCAATTGAAGCTTTGGGGAGCTAAGAGACAAGGAGCAATCACCACGCCCATAGAAATCCAGCCTACATTGCTCCAAGTGTTGTAATTCGATCGAAACCGATCTCACACCATCACAGCCAAGCAATGCCAAGTTGGTTAGACTCGGACACGCCCGAATAGCATCCATCAATGCATTGTCCTTCAATCTTGCCCCGACTATTTCAAGACTACGGAGGTTTTGAAATAAACCCCAATTGGGAGATTGAATAATTAAAACACCCCAAAGCTTCAAGGTCTCCAATCCTCTAGCAGAATCAATGCAATCCAATTTCATAGGGAATTCTGGTGATATCCGCTTTTCAGAGATACTGTCCATACGGAGCTCAAGATGTCGAAGGGATGGGCTCTTCATCAACAGCCATGATGAGAGGCTTGAATGGGAAAAGGGGCAGTAGATTATGAGTTCTTCTAAACAAACGGTGGATGAAATCATTCTTCCGACGATGGAATCAGGATCGGTCCTGTTGTCATCAAATGAGTTTCGAGGGAAGTAGAGGCTCCGAATGAAGGGCATGGATTCCTTCCACCGCTTGGAGACGCAAGTGCAGGAGGCAATGTCTCTTGCGTTCTTCATGTTGGAGAGGATGTATTGGATAATCGCATCAGGCAAAGCTTCCATCCTCAATACGATTGATGCAATGCAATTAATCAATCACTGGCAAGAAACCCAAATAATGAAAAATCAGAGAATAAAACCATCAGGCTCTTTACAATGCAGAAGAAAAtcgaataaaataaaatacagaaAATGCAGAAAATATAGAAACtatagtttattattattattattattatttcatataACCCAAAATGGGTGTTAGAAAAATACAATGAAAAATCTAAATCTGTAAAAATCCTAGAGAAAGAACTAAGATTCGCAAATACCCAATAAAACCAAGGAATGAAAGTGAAGTAAAACCCTAAAAAATCCATTCTTTTATGTAAGAATCCAAGAAAAACCCATCTCTTACTCAATGCAATAGTCCAGCAAATGGCATCAAAACAAGCACATACTCCGAGGAAACAGGTAATATGGATGCAGAGGAATGGGAAAGAGAGATAACTCACAGTAGGAGCTGAGATATTGAAATCTGAGAGTTGTTTTGATGATCCTGGAAGTAGGTTTTGATGGAAACCGGATTTGGATAAGAGATAAGAATCTTTGGATTGGGTTTTACCTTCTCTGAGATGTATGTTATGTGATGGTGATTTTGGAAGTATGtggtggatgagagagagagagagagagagagagagagagagagagagagcgcgtaTATACGTGGGAATGTGTGtatattcaaatttcaaaaagaaatgtGATACTTTGGGATGAAACGTGAAAGAGGCCGGCCCGCTTCTTTTAAAAGTTTGAATTTTCGACCGTTCGGGAAGCGTGTGTGGAATTTTCAAGTTTAaaattctcttattttatttttacgatTGGCCGCCAGGGGCCCAGGTCTTATAGATCGTGGACAAGCTAAAAGTGAATTCGTAATTCGCCCGTTGGACCTTGCTTATcaatgatctgagccgttcaagaGGTAGGACCCACCATAGATAGGCCGCTGGATGGCTGATGTTATGGGCTTTAACTGATTGGACAATCAAAGCCGTCCTGTAGATGGGTTTTTTGTGTCATTTAGTTTCTGCTTGAAGTCCACCCGTTGGATGGCAAGGATTTTCGTATCCGTTGTGTTTTTTGTGGTGTATGAATCCAAGGTCGGTTCAGAAATTGAGAAAGAGAAATCGGAGTATTGTACGGTCCTGGGCCACAACAGATGGACAGCTTGCTGCCGTCCAGGGCTTTGTACAGGAGGGTTTCATTTTTTGGTGGGTCCCGCCCGGACCATTGACCTAGTGGCCGTCCGTCCAGGTCGCGGATTGCGtctcctacccccgcccgtctctagccccgaacgggcagttccgtgggcaggcccaccatgatgtatctgttatccaagccgtccatcccttttctcatattattttaaggcaggaacataaaaatgaggtagatccaacgctcaaatggaccgcaccacaggtgactaattgcatttaatgcaactggcattTAATGCTTGTTCATTTTTAATGCAAcgaagcttattatttggtgtggtctacttgagcgttggatctgcctcagttttatgctcatgccttaaaatgactggagaaaagggatggacggcttggatagacagagacatcacagtggacccgccCACATAACttcccgttcggggctagagatgggcggggctaggacgcaatccgcgtccgtccaatGGGGATGGGAGATGCACCAAAAATCTATCAGATTGGAAGATACGGTCAGCGTGCTTAGCTGCCTGCAAAGTAGACGGTGGAGAATAAAATGAAAGTAAAGGGACCCATTGGAGGGACCCACTTTGATTTTGACCTGCAATTGGGTTCGTTGGGTGGCGCCAGTGACCGTTGAGCTTATTATGACCTAGGCCAGATTTTTTTATTTGACAATCCATTTTCAACCACgtggcgtgtggggcccactgtgatgtgttcatgATGGAGAGGATTGGGTACCACCCGCCGGTACCTAGCTAGAGACCGACGGTCCTgttaggggctctgtggggtccaccttgatgtatatattttatccgaaccgttcatccattttgaaagatcgttTTATGGTATTAGCCAAAAACCAATtaagattgaaggctcaagtggaccacgcataGAAATTTTGGgtcgagctgatatttatgttttttcttaACCCAggactatgtgaccttatgaacaggttgatggcaaataaacgtcacgGTAGGCGATTGGAAGTTTCCAagggtggaagttcaatccttactttttcctgtggtatggtacagTTGAGACTTCTATCTGGCTGTTCCATGGAATTATGGcctaaatgatctttcaaaatagatggacggtgtggattaaacctatacatcacggtgggccccacagagcccgaAAATAAAGCCGATAGGGGATTTCAGTGGAACACGCCACGTAAGATAACACCTATAACTTCTAAAACACGTAGTGCGGCCGAAAACGTATTTGCTAC contains:
- the LOC131236444 gene encoding F-box protein At1g10780-like isoform X2, whose protein sequence is MEALPDAIIQYILSNMKNARDIASCTCVSKRWKESMPFIRSLYFPRNSFDDNRTDPDSIVGRMISSTVCLEELIIYCPFSHSSLSSWLLMKSPSLRHLELRMDSISEKRISPEFPMKLDCIDSARGLETLKLWGVLIIQSPNWGLFQNLRSLEIVGARLKDNALMDAIRACPSLTNLALLGCDGVRSVSIELQHLEQCRLDFYGRGDCSLSLSSPKLQLLDVQGCCWIQVNGNHCLRNLSIANNAGKLYKAELGKLAALEYLSIRGVQWCWNAIFSILQNASEVEHLVMKIEFCGDFNKLDPFPEVDLVDFFNSHLKLQKFEIHGAMFAALSQKNSLRRLDSRFSIPCLEEVVITVRSPLNAEQKLSTLESLVKCSRKLRRMVIRVSQMKSCQHSADDFFEEICRFKCMNHKIIRIE
- the LOC131236444 gene encoding F-box protein At1g10780-like isoform X1; amino-acid sequence: MEALPDAIIQYILSNMKNARDIASCTCVSKRWKESMPFIRSLYFPRNSFDDNRTDPDSIVGRMISSTVCLEELIIYCPFSHSSLSSWLLMKSPSLRHLELRMDSISEKRISPEFPMKLDCIDSARGLETLKLWGVLIIQSPNWGLFQNLRSLEIVGARLKDNALMDAIRACPSLTNLALLGCDGVRSVSIELQHLEQCRLDFYGRGDCSLSLSSPKLQLLDVQGCCWIQVNGNHCLRNLSIANNAGLNRVTTSVNDVPGKLYKAELGKLAALEYLSIRGVQWCWNAIFSILQNASEVEHLVMKIEFCGDFNKLDPFPEVDLVDFFNSHLKLQKFEIHGAMFAALSQKNSLRRLDSRFSIPCLEEVVITVRSPLNAEQKLSTLESLVKCSRKLRRMVIRVSQMKSCQHSADDFFEEICRFKCMNHKIIRIE